A DNA window from Halorubrum sp. DM2 contains the following coding sequences:
- a CDS encoding M20/M25/M40 family metallo-hydrolase, producing MSRRDGTDRDRDSDFDPASFLEDAVQIPSHESVDEMREFVVETLDRHGADPAIVADGCVLAEKRSPAPESGPHLVLNTHLDTVTPHVPFERGEARADERGGAASGESDAADVIRGRGACDAKGPLAALLSGFLAADPDRGRLTLALTPDEEALSLGAAALTGRLPGTDDRLDGDLYLVGEPTGLDACTAAKGRFQATVELSGTAAHAAEFAGANAVAAAEDALAAIRTFDAGADAHSQLGPPKLTPTVIEGGEATNQVPADCAITVDRRSVPPEGAEGFRSSLADAVRQSIADAAGDR from the coding sequence ATGAGTCGGAGGGACGGTACCGACCGCGACCGCGACTCCGACTTCGACCCGGCCTCGTTCCTCGAAGACGCGGTCCAGATTCCGTCCCACGAGTCGGTCGACGAGATGCGCGAGTTCGTCGTTGAGACGCTCGACCGACACGGCGCTGACCCCGCGATCGTCGCGGACGGCTGCGTCCTCGCGGAGAAGCGATCCCCAGCGCCCGAGAGCGGCCCGCACCTCGTGTTGAACACGCACCTCGACACGGTGACGCCGCACGTCCCCTTCGAGCGGGGCGAGGCGCGCGCGGACGAACGCGGGGGAGCCGCGTCGGGCGAGTCGGACGCCGCGGACGTGATCCGCGGGCGCGGGGCCTGCGACGCGAAGGGGCCGCTCGCGGCGCTCCTGTCGGGGTTCCTCGCCGCCGACCCCGACCGCGGTCGACTCACCCTCGCGCTCACGCCCGACGAGGAGGCGCTGTCGCTCGGCGCGGCGGCGCTGACCGGGCGGCTCCCGGGGACCGACGACCGGCTCGACGGCGACCTATACCTGGTCGGGGAGCCGACCGGACTCGACGCGTGTACCGCCGCGAAGGGGCGGTTTCAGGCGACCGTCGAGCTGTCGGGGACCGCCGCGCACGCCGCGGAGTTCGCCGGCGCGAACGCGGTTGCGGCCGCGGAGGACGCGCTCGCGGCGATCCGGACGTTCGACGCCGGGGCCGACGCCCACTCGCAGCTCGGCCCGCCGAAGCTCACGCCCACGGTCATCGAGGGCGGGGAAGCGACGAACCAGGTGCCCGCCGACTGCGCGATCACGGTCGACCGGCGGAGCGTCCCGCCGGAGGGAGCTGAGGGGTTCCGGTCGTCGCTCGCGGATGCGGTCCGGCAGTCGATCGCCGACGCCGCGGGCGACCG
- a CDS encoding NYN domain-containing protein, with the protein MSEIHPDQRVAVLADSQNLYHSAQSVYSRNIDYSGLLESAVADRSLVRAIAYVIRADSPEEESFFEALRDIGFETKIKEIKTFADGSKKADWDLGMSLDAVSLASHVDTVVLCTGDGDFARLCSHLRHEGVRVEAMGFGNSAADELIEAADDFVDLAEDKEQFLL; encoded by the coding sequence ATGAGCGAGATTCACCCGGACCAGCGCGTCGCCGTGCTGGCGGACTCACAGAACCTGTACCACTCCGCACAGAGCGTCTACTCGCGGAATATCGACTACTCCGGCCTGCTCGAATCGGCCGTCGCCGACCGGTCGCTCGTCCGCGCCATCGCGTACGTGATCCGCGCCGACTCCCCCGAGGAGGAGAGCTTCTTCGAGGCGCTGCGCGACATCGGCTTCGAGACGAAGATCAAAGAGATCAAGACGTTCGCCGACGGCTCGAAGAAGGCCGACTGGGACCTCGGGATGAGCCTCGACGCCGTCTCCTTAGCGAGCCACGTCGACACCGTCGTCCTCTGTACCGGGGACGGCGACTTCGCCCGGCTCTGTTCGCACCTCCGCCACGAGGGCGTCCGCGTCGAGGCGATGGGGTTCGGTAACTCCGCCGCCGACGAGCTGATCGAGGCCGCCGATGACTTCGTCGACCTCGCCGAGGACAAGGAGCAGTTCCTGCTGTAA
- the lysA gene encoding diaminopimelate decarboxylase → MSESDAAAESRANPSVRRVSDWDAARLRDLAAEHGTPLYVQDLDRVRRNCERLLAAFPDADVRYAVKAHTGRAVLEAVRDAGLDAECASAGEVDRALAAGFDGSRLHYTAVNPPARDLDYVVNAAEADPDLTVTAGAVDTLDRLAERGYDGRVCVRVNPGVGAGHHEKVTTGGAAKFGIPYDRAATVAREAAERFDVVGIHAHAGSGIDPDQLDSHRELVARMGDLARELIDPSDEETDPVDLEYVDVGGGFGVPYEEDAPPLDLPAVAAATREAVAPLPAGVDLAIEPGRYVVADAGVLLTRVNTVKPTPTETVVGVDAGMTDLLRPAMYDAYHPIRNLDGGREHDGTDGGAGDDAPAPEDREATPVTVAGPICETGDTLCRNRALADPVRGDLLVVGVAGAYGYEMASQYNSRPRPAEVALDDGTATTARRRETLGDLTTVEREAIPDGDRTGSTTHDDRPEADR, encoded by the coding sequence ATGAGCGAGAGCGACGCGGCCGCGGAGTCTCGGGCAAATCCGTCGGTCCGGCGCGTGAGCGACTGGGACGCCGCCCGCCTGCGCGACCTCGCGGCCGAACACGGGACCCCCCTCTACGTCCAGGACCTCGACCGGGTCCGCAGGAACTGCGAGCGCCTGCTCGCGGCGTTCCCGGACGCCGACGTGCGATACGCGGTCAAGGCGCACACCGGACGCGCCGTCCTGGAGGCGGTCCGCGACGCCGGACTCGACGCGGAGTGCGCCTCGGCGGGCGAGGTCGACCGCGCGCTCGCGGCCGGCTTCGACGGCTCGCGGCTCCACTACACCGCGGTCAACCCGCCCGCCCGCGACCTCGACTACGTCGTCAACGCCGCCGAGGCGGACCCCGACCTGACGGTCACCGCCGGCGCGGTCGACACTCTCGACCGCCTCGCCGAGCGCGGCTACGACGGCCGGGTCTGCGTCCGCGTGAACCCCGGCGTCGGCGCGGGCCACCACGAGAAGGTCACCACCGGCGGGGCCGCGAAGTTCGGGATCCCGTACGACCGCGCCGCGACGGTCGCCCGCGAGGCGGCCGAGCGGTTCGACGTGGTCGGGATCCACGCTCACGCCGGCTCCGGGATCGACCCCGACCAGTTGGACAGCCACCGCGAACTGGTGGCGCGGATGGGCGATCTGGCGCGGGAACTGATCGATCCGAGCGACGAGGAGACCGATCCGGTCGACCTCGAATACGTCGACGTCGGCGGCGGCTTCGGCGTCCCCTACGAGGAGGACGCCCCGCCGCTCGACCTGCCGGCGGTCGCGGCGGCGACCCGGGAGGCGGTCGCCCCCCTGCCGGCCGGCGTCGACCTCGCGATCGAGCCGGGTCGCTACGTCGTCGCCGACGCCGGCGTCCTGCTGACGCGCGTGAACACCGTGAAGCCGACGCCGACGGAGACGGTCGTCGGCGTCGACGCCGGGATGACGGACCTCCTGCGCCCGGCGATGTACGACGCGTACCACCCGATCCGCAACCTCGACGGCGGGCGGGAGCATGACGGAACCGACGGAGGGGCTGGAGACGACGCCCCCGCCCCCGAAGACCGGGAGGCAACCCCTGTCACGGTCGCCGGACCTATCTGTGAGACCGGCGATACGCTCTGTAGGAACCGAGCGCTCGCCGACCCGGTCCGCGGGGACCTCCTCGTGGTCGGGGTCGCGGGCGCGTACGGATACGAGATGGCGAGCCAATACAACTCACGACCGCGGCCGGCGGAGGTCGCGCTCGACGACGGAACCGCGACGACCGCCCGCCGCCGAGAGACGCTCGGCGACCTGACGACGGTCGAACGGGAGGCGATCCCCGACGGCGACCGAACGGGGTCGACTACCCACGACGACCGACCGGAGGCGGACCGATGA
- a CDS encoding cell division protein FtsZ: protein MRLHVIGLGGAGGRIADRLAADHDGDPFLAGVNAFDTDMDALGALDALGEERRYRFGDAAGGDGLGGDLHAGRRLGDAHASELGRAMDDQRPSRAEAFLIVAGLGGAAGAGAAPALAEELSRLYDAPVYAFGLLPTPGETEEPDGDDDPASAAAGSDAAGSGTDPATPHRPLAERNAARTLDALSDRCAAVFPFDNAAWLRPAETLGGARDRLNAVAVERIAALFGAGETPEGMETPQQVLDASDIARAVGGDGEITAIGHATQRVESPEGGSRFGLGLFGSSEPAEVDTSEAVSAIETVIRKAARGKNTIDVPEGRADRALLVVGGPPPWLNREAIADGRRWLAEETGSDAILSGDAPIPDGDAVSAVVVRSGVDEPDRIHEIRETIR, encoded by the coding sequence ATGCGACTACACGTCATCGGTCTCGGCGGGGCCGGGGGACGGATCGCCGACCGGCTCGCCGCCGACCACGACGGCGACCCGTTCCTCGCGGGCGTCAACGCGTTCGACACCGACATGGACGCGCTCGGGGCGCTCGACGCGCTCGGCGAGGAGCGCCGGTACCGGTTCGGCGACGCGGCGGGCGGGGACGGACTCGGCGGCGACCTCCACGCGGGACGCCGCCTCGGCGACGCGCACGCGAGTGAACTCGGCCGGGCGATGGACGACCAACGGCCGTCGCGCGCGGAGGCGTTCCTGATCGTCGCCGGACTCGGCGGCGCGGCCGGCGCTGGCGCTGCGCCCGCGCTCGCCGAGGAGCTCTCGCGGCTCTACGACGCCCCCGTCTACGCGTTCGGACTCCTGCCGACTCCGGGCGAGACCGAGGAGCCGGACGGCGACGACGACCCGGCGAGCGCAGCGGCCGGGAGCGACGCGGCCGGGAGCGGGACGGACCCGGCGACGCCGCACCGCCCGCTCGCCGAGCGCAACGCCGCGCGGACCCTCGACGCGCTCTCGGACCGTTGTGCGGCGGTGTTCCCGTTCGACAACGCGGCGTGGCTCCGTCCCGCCGAGACGCTCGGCGGGGCCCGCGACCGGCTCAACGCGGTCGCCGTCGAGCGGATCGCGGCGCTGTTCGGAGCCGGCGAGACACCGGAGGGAATGGAGACCCCCCAGCAGGTGCTCGATGCGAGCGACATCGCCCGGGCGGTGGGAGGTGACGGCGAGATCACGGCGATCGGCCACGCGACCCAGCGGGTGGAGTCGCCCGAGGGCGGGTCCCGGTTCGGTCTCGGGCTGTTCGGCTCCTCGGAGCCGGCCGAGGTCGACACGAGCGAGGCGGTGTCCGCCATCGAGACGGTCATCCGCAAGGCGGCCCGCGGCAAGAACACGATCGATGTCCCCGAGGGGCGGGCCGACCGGGCGCTGCTCGTGGTGGGCGGCCCGCCCCCGTGGCTCAACCGGGAGGCGATCGCCGACGGACGGCGCTGGCTCGCCGAGGAGACCGGTTCGGACGCGATACTGAGCGGTGACGCGCCGATCCCCGACGGGGACGCCGTCTCGGCGGTCGTGGTCCGGTCGGGCGTCGACGAGCCGGATCGGATCCACGAGATCCGCGAGACGATCCGGTGA
- a CDS encoding HD domain-containing protein: MTDQADDERDPTAGDVADADAEIDPDADRHYDPDADHAFPDERLNEVLERLLSDEEIVAYLEAQNVNPVARKGYNDHGTKHVEIVRDRALQLYDLLKSGGVEFNGARQQGLDEADEPVIVALAATLHDIGHVVHRHDHPYYSIPLAADLLDDLLPAFYDVAEQVRVKAEVLHAILCHHTEEQPLTLEAGVVRIADGLDMERGRSRVPYEEGGRGINTVSSQAIERVSLREGDETPVQVVIRMNNAAGVYQVDSLLKAKIDGSLLEEKVRTVAINTHSDGVDGNEAIVDRIEL, translated from the coding sequence ATGACCGATCAAGCCGACGACGAGCGCGACCCCACGGCGGGCGACGTCGCCGACGCCGACGCCGAGATCGACCCCGACGCCGACCGCCACTACGACCCCGACGCCGACCACGCCTTCCCCGACGAACGGCTCAACGAGGTCTTAGAGCGGCTCCTGTCCGACGAGGAGATCGTCGCGTACCTGGAGGCCCAGAACGTGAATCCGGTCGCCCGAAAGGGGTACAACGACCACGGCACCAAACACGTCGAGATCGTCCGTGACCGCGCGCTACAGCTGTACGACCTGCTCAAGTCCGGCGGCGTCGAGTTCAACGGCGCGCGCCAGCAGGGGTTGGACGAGGCGGACGAGCCGGTGATCGTCGCGCTGGCGGCGACGCTCCACGACATCGGTCACGTCGTCCACCGCCACGACCACCCGTACTACTCGATCCCGCTCGCGGCGGACTTACTCGACGACCTGCTCCCCGCCTTCTACGACGTGGCGGAGCAGGTCCGCGTGAAAGCCGAGGTGCTCCACGCGATTTTGTGCCATCACACGGAGGAGCAGCCGCTGACGCTGGAGGCCGGCGTCGTCCGGATCGCGGACGGGCTCGACATGGAGCGCGGCCGCTCGCGGGTCCCCTACGAGGAGGGCGGCCGCGGGATAAACACCGTCTCCTCGCAGGCGATCGAGCGCGTCTCGCTCCGCGAGGGCGACGAGACGCCGGTCCAGGTCGTGATCCGAATGAACAACGCCGCGGGCGTGTATCAGGTGGACTCGCTGCTGAAGGCGAAGATCGACGGGTCGCTGCTCGAAGAGAAGGTCCGGACCGTCGCTATCAACACCCACAGCGACGGCGTCGACGGCAACGAGGCGATCGTCGACCGGATCGAGCTGTAG
- a CDS encoding AI-2E family transporter: MDEKRFVVALFGLAVALVAGYVAYRFVAPLTVAVFLYYSTRRFYHRLERFRLPARVRAAVSLSVIGVPLIGLVSYTLVLLILEARRFIEDYPVADTIGAENSVIGDLAELSNPTMDELIAAYQSGQFDPLIDLVSEQASLLASTLSGLALNLLITVIVTYYLLIDGSRFHDWLLRFDDNAIVREYLETADKELEAVLYGNLLNVIAISIIAVVTYLGYNAVAPAAIEIPYPTLAGAITGVASLIPVIGMKIVYIPLAAAMSIPVVIDGEVALLAYVAGFLAVAIVVVDTIPDIVLRPYFSGETTHVGLLMLAYIFGPVVFGFHGLFLAPIILVLALTFADTALLRLLGVEPDPGPEIPEGQRRLEEF; encoded by the coding sequence ATGGACGAAAAGCGGTTCGTCGTCGCCCTCTTCGGCCTCGCGGTCGCGCTCGTCGCCGGCTACGTGGCCTACCGGTTCGTCGCCCCGCTCACCGTCGCCGTCTTCCTCTACTACTCGACACGGCGCTTTTACCACCGGCTCGAACGCTTCCGGCTGCCGGCCCGGGTGCGTGCGGCGGTGTCGCTGTCGGTCATCGGCGTCCCGCTCATCGGACTGGTGAGCTACACGCTGGTGTTGCTCATCCTGGAGGCCAGACGGTTTATCGAGGACTACCCGGTGGCCGACACCATCGGCGCGGAGAACTCGGTGATCGGGGACCTCGCCGAGCTGTCGAATCCGACGATGGACGAGCTGATCGCGGCGTACCAGTCCGGGCAGTTCGACCCGCTCATCGACCTCGTCTCCGAGCAGGCGTCGCTGCTAGCGAGCACGCTGTCCGGGCTCGCCCTGAACCTCCTCATCACCGTCATCGTCACGTACTACCTGCTCATCGACGGCTCCCGGTTCCACGACTGGCTGCTCAGGTTCGACGACAACGCGATCGTCCGCGAGTACCTCGAAACCGCCGACAAAGAGCTTGAAGCGGTGCTGTACGGGAACCTGCTCAACGTCATCGCCATCTCGATCATCGCGGTCGTCACCTACCTCGGATACAACGCGGTCGCGCCCGCCGCGATCGAGATCCCGTACCCGACGCTGGCCGGTGCGATCACGGGCGTCGCCAGCCTCATCCCCGTGATCGGGATGAAGATCGTCTACATCCCGCTGGCGGCGGCGATGTCGATCCCGGTCGTGATCGACGGCGAGGTGGCGCTGCTCGCGTACGTCGCCGGCTTCCTCGCGGTCGCTATCGTGGTCGTCGACACCATCCCCGACATCGTCCTCCGGCCGTACTTCAGCGGCGAGACGACCCACGTCGGCCTGCTCATGCTCGCGTACATCTTCGGGCCGGTCGTGTTCGGCTTCCACGGCCTGTTCCTCGCGCCGATCATCCTCGTGTTGGCGCTGACGTTCGCGGACACCGCGCTGTTGCGCCTGCTCGGCGTCGAGCCGGACCCCGGCCCAGAGATCCCCGAGGGGCAGCGGCGACTCGAAGAGTTCTGA
- the dapF gene encoding diaminopimelate epimerase, whose protein sequence is MSVHAVPFEKYHGTGNDFLVVDAAAEDVGDRAAFARAHCDRETGVDGADFEGERGEEHAGRRGADGVLFLSVEERFDPTRVVMTLVQPDGSTATMCGNGARVVARWAHDRTGDREFMIDTQAGTRRATVTADATAATIEMGEPTFDPRRVPVAREGPTADEPLIDEPVERLTVTALNTGVPHAVAFVDGGRDDPNGIDAVDLDAVAPPVRRADVFPEGANVNLAAVVDDGSGDGPAVLDQRTFERGVEGETRSCGTGAVAVVAAARRLGLISGDAAVSRPPGGALEVTVPDRGHATLTGPVAHEFSGTLPADPR, encoded by the coding sequence ATGAGCGTCCACGCCGTCCCGTTCGAGAAGTACCACGGCACGGGCAACGACTTCCTCGTGGTCGACGCGGCCGCCGAGGACGTCGGCGACCGCGCGGCGTTCGCCCGCGCGCACTGCGACCGCGAGACCGGCGTCGACGGAGCCGACTTCGAGGGCGAGAGAGGCGAGGAGCACGCCGGGCGACGCGGTGCCGACGGCGTTCTCTTTCTCAGCGTCGAAGAGCGGTTCGACCCGACGCGCGTCGTGATGACGCTGGTCCAGCCCGACGGCTCCACCGCAACGATGTGCGGCAACGGGGCCCGCGTCGTCGCGCGGTGGGCCCACGACCGGACCGGCGACCGCGAGTTCATGATCGACACGCAGGCGGGGACCCGACGCGCGACCGTGACCGCGGACGCGACCGCGGCCACCATCGAGATGGGCGAGCCGACGTTCGACCCCCGCCGCGTCCCGGTCGCTCGCGAGGGCCCTACCGCGGACGAGCCGCTGATCGACGAGCCGGTCGAGAGGCTGACCGTCACCGCCCTCAACACCGGCGTCCCGCACGCGGTCGCGTTCGTCGACGGCGGCCGCGACGACCCCAACGGGATAGACGCGGTCGACCTCGACGCGGTCGCGCCCCCGGTCCGACGCGCCGACGTCTTCCCGGAGGGCGCGAACGTGAACCTCGCCGCCGTCGTCGACGACGGGAGCGGCGACGGGCCGGCGGTCCTCGACCAGCGCACCTTCGAGCGCGGCGTCGAGGGCGAGACGCGCTCCTGCGGCACCGGCGCGGTCGCGGTCGTCGCGGCCGCTCGCCGGCTCGGACTGATCTCCGGCGACGCCGCGGTGAGCCGCCCGCCCGGCGGAGCGCTGGAGGTCACGGTGCCGGACCGCGGCCACGCCACCCTCACCGGGCCGGTCGCCCACGAGTTCTCGGGGACGCTCCCGGCCGATCCGCGATGA
- a CDS encoding haloacid dehalogenase type II, translating to MTLDAERVSTVTFDSYSTLVDVEAAEAALADRVPDPEPVSRLWRSRSLAYTFVANAVDAYQPFFEMNRDALTYALAAHGVDLPAAERDEILAVYHELEVFDDVREGVRRLRDAGYDCYVLSNGDPEMLASMVDHADIADLLADTISADEVETFKPAAELYRHGAARTGTPIDEVVHATAGWFDVLGARHAGMQAAWVDRKDTPWEPFAGDPDATVETLHELADLLGA from the coding sequence ATGACGCTCGACGCCGAGCGCGTGTCGACCGTAACCTTCGACTCGTACAGCACGCTCGTGGACGTGGAGGCCGCCGAGGCGGCGCTCGCGGACCGCGTTCCCGACCCCGAGCCGGTGTCGCGGCTGTGGCGGTCGCGGTCGCTGGCGTACACGTTCGTCGCGAACGCGGTCGACGCCTACCAGCCCTTTTTCGAGATGAACCGGGACGCGCTGACGTACGCGCTGGCGGCGCACGGCGTCGACCTCCCGGCCGCGGAGCGCGACGAGATCCTCGCGGTGTACCACGAGCTGGAGGTGTTCGACGACGTGCGCGAGGGCGTCCGCAGGCTCCGCGACGCGGGCTACGACTGTTACGTCCTCTCGAACGGCGACCCGGAGATGCTGGCGTCGATGGTCGACCACGCCGACATCGCGGACCTCCTCGCGGACACGATCAGCGCCGACGAGGTGGAGACGTTCAAGCCCGCCGCAGAGCTGTACCGCCACGGCGCGGCCCGGACCGGCACCCCCATCGACGAGGTGGTCCACGCGACCGCCGGCTGGTTCGACGTGCTGGGCGCGCGCCACGCCGGGATGCAGGCGGCGTGGGTCGACCGGAAGGACACGCCGTGGGAGCCGTTCGCCGGCGACCCGGACGCGACCGTCGAGACGCTCCACGAGCTTGCGGACCTACTCGGGGCCTGA
- the dapA gene encoding 4-hydroxy-tetrahydrodipicolinate synthase, producing MTDTTTTTPYATQDETNSETTDAPFEGVYPAMTTPFTEENAVDHEQLAENARYLERAGVDGVVPVGSTGESATMSHDEHVAVIETVRDALDDIPVIAGTGSNNTAEALSLSERAADAGADGLLLISPYYNMPEPAGFLEHYRTIADEVDLPQIVYNVPSRTGQSIPVDVTVELAEHPNIRGYKAASGDLNLISEVIERTRDEAFAVLSGDDGLTLPVLSIGGAGTISVVANVEPERTCAMVGAALSGDYDRARALHHELSPLVRELFAETNPIPVKEAMHLRGRGGPGVRPPLSRLSADRRESLRELLAAYDASAPGAVDRERVESAARGAE from the coding sequence ATGACAGACACGACCACCACGACACCCTACGCGACGCAGGACGAGACGAACAGCGAAACGACGGACGCGCCCTTCGAGGGCGTCTACCCGGCGATGACGACCCCGTTCACCGAGGAGAACGCGGTCGACCACGAGCAGCTGGCCGAGAACGCGCGCTACCTCGAACGCGCCGGGGTCGACGGGGTCGTCCCCGTCGGCTCGACGGGGGAGTCGGCGACGATGAGCCACGACGAGCACGTCGCGGTGATCGAGACGGTCCGCGACGCGCTCGATGACATCCCCGTGATTGCCGGCACCGGCTCGAACAACACCGCCGAGGCGCTCTCCCTGTCCGAGCGCGCGGCCGACGCGGGCGCTGACGGCCTGCTGCTCATCTCGCCGTACTACAACATGCCCGAGCCGGCCGGCTTCCTCGAACACTACCGTACCATCGCCGACGAGGTCGACCTCCCGCAGATCGTGTACAACGTCCCGAGCCGCACGGGGCAGTCGATCCCGGTCGACGTCACCGTCGAACTCGCTGAACACCCGAACATCCGCGGGTACAAGGCGGCATCCGGCGACCTGAACCTGATCAGCGAGGTGATCGAACGCACCCGCGACGAGGCGTTCGCCGTGCTCTCGGGCGACGACGGGCTCACGCTGCCGGTCCTCTCGATCGGCGGCGCGGGCACGATAAGCGTCGTCGCCAACGTCGAGCCGGAGCGCACCTGCGCGATGGTCGGCGCGGCGCTGTCGGGCGACTACGACCGCGCGCGGGCGCTCCACCACGAGCTGTCGCCGCTCGTGCGCGAGCTGTTCGCCGAGACGAACCCGATCCCGGTGAAGGAGGCGATGCACCTCCGCGGCCGCGGCGGTCCCGGCGTCCGCCCGCCGCTCTCGCGACTCTCCGCGGACCGACGCGAGTCGCTCCGCGAGCTACTGGCCGCGTACGACGCGAGCGCACCCGGAGCCGTCGACCGAGAGCGCGTCGAGTCCGCGGCGCGGGGTGCCGAATGA
- the dapB gene encoding 4-hydroxy-tetrahydrodipicolinate reductase, whose product MSGDPLSVAVTGAGGRMGREVLAAAADREGVAVAFAVNRSPVEPVAGVAVEDADDLADLLASEEPDVLVDFTGPASAVAYAEACADAGVPLVTGTTGFADAQLDSLRAASDAVPVLKASNFARGVAALRRAVREAAAALPGYDVELTETHHNAKRDAPSGTAKSILDDVEDVREDLDERVHGREGDAPRSPGEVGVHARRAGDVTGEHEVLLAGNRETLELTHRAGDRGVFAEGALDAAAWLAGRDPGWYGFGDVLDADGDA is encoded by the coding sequence ATGAGCGGCGACCCCCTCTCCGTCGCCGTCACCGGCGCGGGCGGTCGCATGGGCCGCGAGGTGCTCGCCGCCGCCGCCGACCGCGAGGGCGTCGCGGTCGCGTTCGCGGTCAACCGCAGCCCGGTCGAGCCGGTCGCGGGTGTCGCCGTCGAAGACGCCGACGATCTCGCCGACCTGCTCGCGAGCGAGGAGCCGGACGTCCTCGTCGACTTCACGGGGCCCGCCTCGGCGGTCGCGTACGCCGAGGCCTGCGCCGACGCGGGCGTCCCCCTCGTGACGGGGACGACCGGCTTCGCCGACGCGCAGCTCGACTCGCTCCGCGCGGCGAGCGACGCGGTGCCGGTCCTCAAGGCGTCGAACTTCGCCCGCGGCGTGGCCGCGCTCCGCCGGGCGGTCCGGGAGGCGGCCGCGGCGCTGCCCGGCTACGACGTCGAACTGACGGAGACGCACCACAACGCGAAGCGGGACGCCCCATCGGGCACCGCGAAATCGATCCTCGACGACGTGGAGGACGTGCGTGAGGACCTCGACGAGCGCGTCCACGGCCGCGAGGGCGACGCCCCGCGGAGCCCGGGAGAGGTCGGCGTCCACGCCCGCCGCGCCGGCGACGTGACCGGCGAACACGAAGTTCTTCTGGCCGGGAACCGCGAGACGCTCGAACTGACCCACCGCGCCGGCGACCGCGGCGTGTTCGCGGAGGGCGCGCTCGACGCCGCCGCGTGGCTCGCCGGCCGCGACCCGGGCTGGTACGGGTTCGGCGATGTGCTGGACGCGGATGGAGATGCCTGA
- a CDS encoding 2,3,4,5-tetrahydropyridine-2,6-dicarboxylate N-succinyltransferase, which produces MSLEVDVSDLWNRYQDGLTAADATDEDAAVVDEFLAALEAGEVRAAEKTGDDVTSWEANEWVKRGILLNFGLRETEAREYGGVTYHDVLPLRDTADLGERGTRNTPDGTTIRRGAYLGSDCIMMSPSFVNMGAYVGDRTLVDSCDTVGSCAQLGEDVKLGANTLIGGVLEPVEDAPVVIEDGVSLGAGCRVTSGFRVGKNSIVGENTLLTPRIPVYDLVEEEVLYGHLPAERRAFTRMVESSVGDHDLFEGGAYKPAVVATHVEEETLEATRREDALRE; this is translated from the coding sequence ATGAGTCTCGAAGTCGACGTATCCGACCTCTGGAACCGCTATCAGGACGGGCTGACCGCCGCCGACGCCACCGACGAGGACGCAGCGGTCGTCGACGAGTTCCTCGCCGCCTTGGAGGCCGGCGAGGTCCGCGCCGCCGAGAAGACCGGCGACGACGTGACCTCGTGGGAGGCCAACGAGTGGGTCAAGCGGGGCATCCTGCTCAACTTCGGGCTGCGCGAGACCGAGGCGCGCGAGTACGGCGGCGTCACCTACCACGACGTGCTCCCGCTGCGCGACACCGCCGACCTCGGCGAGCGCGGCACCCGGAACACGCCCGACGGCACGACGATCCGGCGCGGCGCGTACCTCGGCAGCGACTGCATCATGATGAGTCCCTCGTTCGTCAACATGGGCGCGTACGTCGGTGACCGCACCCTCGTCGACTCCTGTGACACGGTCGGCTCCTGCGCGCAGTTGGGCGAGGACGTGAAGCTCGGAGCCAACACGCTGATCGGCGGCGTCCTCGAACCGGTCGAGGACGCGCCGGTCGTGATCGAGGACGGCGTCTCGCTGGGCGCGGGCTGCCGGGTCACCTCGGGCTTCCGCGTCGGCAAGAACTCGATCGTCGGCGAGAACACCCTTCTCACTCCCCGTATCCCCGTCTACGACCTCGTCGAGGAGGAGGTCCTCTACGGCCACCTCCCCGCCGAGCGCCGCGCGTTCACGCGGATGGTGGAGTCGTCCGTCGGCGACCACGACCTCTTCGAGGGCGGCGCGTACAAGCCCGCGGTCGTCGCGACCCACGTCGAGGAGGAGACGCTGGAGGCGACGCGCCGGGAGGACGCGCTCCGGGAATGA